The following proteins are encoded in a genomic region of Colletotrichum higginsianum IMI 349063 chromosome 9, whole genome shotgun sequence:
- a CDS encoding DNA helicase, which translates to MDEVERKVNSACLFLPGANPTNSSAWSHTVGNNSSNTRYIEDPVAQQLTEDAVPIDQPANKQPAKRGSIAVLLQQRMELHRALMRGTGFYDCKNRSCASSVLTESLSTFAFNNCAPVHPLPFVNFLDFKDEEYATALVSEALPADQERFRAYMTHRPLGLGIITAGPGFGKTTALAAATLMMGAKCGKVLCSGPSNVSVDNFAERIDRTSHTVTARFNKGRPDGDPSRRRRQLVVRGYRAQDEFRAFLHLVKDPSESDTSFLSRGWSITPWKLRYSAAYWLLIVMRSPASFLQGQDLDADDSKALHELRHHIELRADLKKLRALVTGETALDKYATLSQEEAKKLSSLLCSIVSRADFLCTTPARTERDKLFKWWKENSARAIAVDEAANMNRADLACVWGNTLLPCFLGGDPKQLPPTVMSDFESDTLGNLYNRFKRDGRVSPIEYFQATGFPIYRLLTQLRMANGLYDWIAAIIYPDVPLQYGPSCGVQNPAFENGHKLEAYIREKYPDVAPPPADKLWPVFIHCGGSRVFTDTMTGSKRSRDQVKVALNFALDFVKIKKVDPSRITILSPYAANVELINRLLKGPCFSDVLQSIPCASTIDGYQGQENDIVLIVIGTTFPRPGCGFTADPQRLNVMLTRQRCGLVIVGDINVPGLRYPEDPVFAYVQPRKGNKGKRLNSVGKGVKERVMVANENGGMSYVSVTQMRDFYSRLNINSRVARVVACENDKVEGETVEAS; encoded by the exons ATGGATGAGGTCGAACGCAAGGTCAATTCTGCCTGCTTGTTTCTTCCAGGCGCAAATCCGACTAACTCCAGTGCTTGGAGCCACACTGTCGGTAACAACAGTTCGAATACCAGATACATCGAGGACCCCGTGGCACAGCAACTCACCGAAGACGCTGTACCCATTGATCAGCCCGCCAACAAACAGCCTGCTAAGCGCGGTAGCATCGCAGTACTTTTACAGCAAAGAATGGAACTTCATAGGGCCTTGATGCGTGGCACCGGCTTCTACGACTGCAAAAATCGTTCTTGCGCATCTTCCGTCCTCACGGAGAGTCTGAGTACTTTTGCCTTCAACAATTGTGCTCCTGTGCACCCCCTACCTTTTGTCAACTTTCTGGACTTCAAAGATGAGGAGTACGCCACTGCCTTGGTCTCAGAGGCTCTCCCCGCCGACCAAGAGCGCTTCCGGGCGTACATGACGCACCGGCCTTTGGGACTCGGGATCATCACAGCT GGTCCCGGTTTTGGCAAAACGACAGCACTCGCTGCTGCTACACTGATGATGGGCGCAAAATGCGGCAAAGTCCTCTGCTCCGGTCCGTCTAACGTTTCAGTGGACAACTTCGCCGAGCGCATCGATCGCACCAGCCACACCGTCACCGCACGCTTCAACAAGGGTAGGCCGGATGGCGATccctctcgtcgtcgccgccagctcgTTGTCCGCGGCTACAGGGCTCAGGACGAGTTCAGGGCTTTCCTTCACCTGGTGAAGGACCCCTCGGAATCAGACACATCTTTCCTCAGCCGGGGCTGGTCCATCACGCCGTGGAAGCTGCGCTACTCTGCAGCATACTGGCTACTCATTGTGATGCGTTCCCCCGCTTCCTTCCTTCAAGGCCAGGATCTTGACGCCGATGACAGCAAGGCTCTGCACGAATTGCGCCATCACATCGAGCTCCGGGCGGATCTGAAGAAACTACGTGCCTTGGTAACTGGTGAGACAGCCCTTGATAAGTACGCAACGCTCAGTCaagaggaggccaagaaaCTGTCATCTTTGTTGTGCTCCATCGTCAGCCGAGCCGACTTCCTGTGCACCACCCCGGCCAGAACGGAGAGGGACAAGCTATTCAAGTGGTGGAAGGAAAACTCGGCTCGCGCTATCGCTGTCGATGAGGCCGCCAACATGAACCGTGCAGACCTGGCGTGTGTATGGG GAAATACCCTTTTGCCTTGCTTTCTCGGCGGTGACCCGAAGCAGCTTCCGCCCACTGTCATGTCCGACTTTGAATCAGACACCCTTGGGAACCTTTACAACCGCTTCAAGCGTGATGGAAGGGTCTCTCCTATCGAGTACTTCCAGGCGACAGGATTCCCAATCTATCGTCTACTGACGCAACTACGAATGGCCAATGGGCTCTACGACTGGATTGCGGCGATCATCTACCCAGATGTCCCACTGCAGTATGGACCCAGCTGTGGTGTGCAGAACCCCGCGTTCGAGAACGGCCACAAGCTCGAGGCATACATCAGGGAGAAGTATCCCGACGTCGCGCCGCCACCTGCTGATAAGCTTTGGCCTGTGTTCATTCACTGTGGAGGTAGTCGTGTTTTTACAGACACGATGACAGGCTCGAAGAGAAGTAGAGACCAAGTCAAAGTAGCTCTCAATTTTGCTCTCGACTTCGTCAAGATCAAAAAGGTTGATCCATCAAGGATCACCATCCTTTCCCCCTATGCCGCCAATGTCGAGTTAATCAACCGATTACTTAAGGGACCTTGTTTTTCCGATGTACTTCAAAGTATACCGTGTGCATCAACCATCGATGGTTATCAAGGACAAGAGAACGATATTGTACTGATCGTCATCGGAACAACCTTCCCCCGTCCTGGCTGTGGCTTTACGGCAGACCCCCAGCGCCTCAATGTCATGTTGACTCGACAAAGATGCGGACTAGTCATTGTGGGCGACATCAATGTACCGGGTCTTCGATACCCCGAAGACCCCGTCTTCGCCTATGTTCAACCCAGGAAGGGCAAT
- a CDS encoding DNA helicase: protein MSQPTDNAGNAARKRNVVMDCALLANNVSGSVIASGIGSHKIIARLVVSNRQNWIGFTLNFQLGSIEANEKAGFGVCHGIDQRKDVGSLSIMPANDYRIEVRFPRGNFESSINEASAEVSSRFPDAQKSKGCLTLVMVYLKDGAQSKIHGYGKPYANPGDREVEDWVNENKPIIDDITLLDVLRQKNFIFLVDYPFSKVQEEWDESPLPSASVYPYRTPDQYDLTFFENDIAGNKSKQSFNPATSFDDDNAHVTVLTHSVVQDQIWVSLAAREIAHERRPAYFVPVGPDSTEAYYVVIPFEKEWREGHDGAWRRLIKNGTVELVLYKHFASKRKAGQWRCLIRNYPKTLERLRDHPTTDYDLVLLVRRPHATHNHKGSSFEVKTFESRKAADAALYSANLREEKLTDAAEVKGAEPREDSLHSIEAYIEYVASSEEEIGASFRSADWVWVFDDIDREEQVADNVDDDNQDADLLVDPRDR, encoded by the exons ATGTCTCAACCAACGGATAACGCAGGCAACGCCGCCAGGAAGAGAAACGTGGTAATGGATTGTGCCCTCCTTGCCAATAATGTTTCTGGCTCGGTCATTGCCAGCGGCATCGGCAGCCACAAGATAATCGCCCGACTTGTCGTCTCGAACCGCCAAAATTGGATCGGGTTCACGCTCAACTTCCAACTCGGTAGCATTGAAGCAAATGAGAAGGCAGGCTTTGGCGTCTGCCACGGAA TCGACCAGAGGAAGGACGTCGGTTCCCTCTCCATCATGCCAGCCAACGACTACCGCATCGAGGTCCGCTTTCCCCGAGGCAATTTCGAGAGTTCTATCAACGAGGCTAGCGCTgaagtctcgtctcgtttCCCCGACGCACAAAAGTCCAAGGGATGCCTGACTCTTGTCATGGTGTACCTTAAGGATGGCGCACAATCTAAGATCCATGGTTACGGCAAGCCCTATGCCAATCCGGGTGACAGAGAGGTGGAAGACTGGGTCAATGAAAACAAGCCAATTATCGACGATATCACGCTCCTTGATGTTTTGCGGCAGAAAAACTTCATATTTCTCGTTGACTACCCATTTTCCAAGGTCCAAGAGGAGTGGGATGAGTCTCCTCTGCCTTCGGCCTCCGTCTACCCGTATAGGACGCCCGACCAATACGACTTGACCTTCTTCGAGAACGATATAGCAGGCAACAAGTCGAAGCAATCGTTCAATCCGGCAACAAG CTTTGACGACGATAATGCCCATGTCACCGTCCTCACTCACTCTGTCGTCCAAGATCAAATATGGGTCAGCTTGGCAGCTCGAGAGATCGCTCACGAACGACGTCCCGCCTACTTTGTTCCCGTGGGCCCTGACAGCACGGAAGCATACTACGTCGTCATTCCCTTTGAAAAAGAGTGGAGAGAGGGCCATGACGGAGCCTGGCGTCGTCTCATCAAGAATGGGACTGTAGAGCTCGTTCTCTACAAGCATTTCGCGTCCAAGCGGAAGGCAGGACAATG GAGATGCTTGATCCGGAATTATCCAAAGACCCTTGAGCGACTTCGTGATCACCCCACGACGGACTACGACCTTGTCCTTCTCGTTCGCCGCCCTCACGCTACTCATAATCACAAGGGCTCCTCGTTCGAGGTCAAGACGTTCGAGTCGCGAAAGGCCGCTGATGCCGCCTTATATTCCGCTAACTTAAGAGAAGAAAAGCTGACTGATGCAGCTGAGGTAAAAGGTGCCGAGCCTAGAGAAGACTCTCTTCATAGCATCGAGGCCTACATAGAATATGTCGCTTCTTCCGAGGAAGAAATCGGCGCAAGCTTTCGGTCGGCTGATTGGGTTTGGGTGTTTGACGACATAGATCGGGAGGAGCAAGTCGCGGACAACGTCGATGATGACAACCAAGATGCCGATCTGCTCGTTGACCCGAGAGACCGATAG